cTGTCCATTGTGGGTTCCAGGACaggttggggtgtgtgtgtgtgtgtatgtgttttagaGGGAGAGGCTAAGATCCTTTGGACACGGGAGTCATGTTCCCTCCAGTTGCTGAACTGGTGGGCACCGCCTGAGAGAGGAGCTCTGTGTGGACCGTCCCCGGTGCATCCGTAGTGCTGGACGGGCCGCCCAGCAGCCACCACTGTGGTTTGTCAGCTGCTGAACCGGAGAAGCATGTGCCCTGCGGCGTCTGCAGGACCTCCATCTGCTGTGACAGCACTGCTGCCCCCGGGGCAGTGGCGTTTTTCAAAGGGACCTACTGTAGCCACTTTATGATCATGAGCCTTAGTTTGACTCAACCCTTGCAGGCTTTCCATTCTCTGCATATCTGTGCGCGTAGTAACACCTGGTCTGCAGAGGCGGGCAGACGTCTTCACGGGGTCATGCTGCCAGCAGGTGTCCCACTGGCCTCTGCAGAAACTGCACCGTTTTATCTCTACATTAAGTAACTAGTCACGTGAATATACTGCCATGTTACTTCTAATATCACCAGTTTTATACTTGGAAAATGGTACTTGCCTCTTCTAAGCCTTTTCTGTAGTTAACCTCCTTCTTCCCATCTCAGTGCTCCCTTCCTGACCGCAGCAATAATATCTTAAAAAGCAATTAAGTAATTAAATGTCTCAAATCTTAACTAATGTGAGTGGTTGTATTCAATTATTTGGGTGCAGGTGGGAGATCCAGGTGGGGCGGGGCAGTTCTAGAACCCACTGCCAGTGGGAGAGCACCCCCTGGTGGTGAGATGGTTGTGGGCCGTACCCCTGGGCAAGGGCACCCTTACAGGTGGCTTCTCCAGGAGTGGTGGTCATACCTGTTTAAGTTCTAGGACTTAGGTCTTTGGTTCCCCAGGACCTGGGCCCTGCCTTGTGTTTTCTGTCATCCTCATCATCTACTTCTGCTGATAACTTCATGATGGATGGGGCCGTCTGAGGGGGCCCCAGCCAGCTGGCCACTGGCTTTGAGACCAGCATTTGATTTGGGAGCTAGTGGGACCCTTCCGAATCGCTCTGCACATGCAGCCGCTGGCCATCTTGTTCCTCTACGAATGAGAAGTGAGAAGTCTTTCCAAAGGATTTTCGGGTCCTGGAGGCTATCCTTCAGGTAACCTGGCTTCTCCTTCCATTGGGGCTTTGCCAGAATCAAGCCAAGGACTGCTGTCTTTGCTACAGTTATCTGCTAAATGACTtgatttcctgagcacctgcttgCTTTGGGATAAGCCCTAGAGAGTAAGACACCAGGATATGGTTGTTTAGGGGGCCTGGCCCATCCAAGAATTGGTATTTGGATGCTTACTCCTGCTACTTAACTGCTGCAAACCCCACTGCCTTCCCTGTGGGTTCTTGGGAGCAATGAGCTACTTCCTGCTAGAGCCGGCAGTGACAGAAGCCATGAGGGAGGCCGGGTGTGACAGCCACCAGCTGCAGCCTGGGTAGGCAAGAGTCAGCTGTTTGAGAGCCTTTCCCAAGTTGCAGTCTTAATTGCCTTTTTCTTGGGCTCACTTTGTCATCATCTCTCAAAGCCTTCCCATATACCTCCAGTTACTTGCatgaattttagaacatttatttctgaaaaagcaTTGCTCATGTCTTTGTCCCACAGAAAAGTCCTTCATATAACTGTAGTGTCCTTGAGGATGGCATCGTCAACCCCTGACCAAGCAGAGGCAGGAAGGTGATGAAACACGTGCTCCATACTCCCATGTCTGGTGGCTTCTGTCCCCTAATCTGCAGTCACCAGATGAAACCACACTTAGGAAAGGTTAAGTCCGAAGGGGAGCATGATGGGAGAGCATCTGAATCTCACTGGTTTTGATACTGAGCTTTGCTAAGAACCTGCTCTTGGCCTAGGTATCGTTAGTCTCTAGATCCTGCCAGTCCCTCTTACCAACAATAGGCTGATTTCTCAACTACCAGTCTCTGTCTCTTGGCCCTGTTGCAGGACCAACCCATCCAGGGTGACTGGGTTGTGAGACCCTGTTGCAAGGGACCATGGCACTTGCAAGTCAGCTTAGCATGCAGGCACCTTCACGCTAGGGGATCATAGGTGAGGGAGAAGGGCTTCCCAAAATCTTGCATAATGGCATCTGCAAAAGGACACCCATGAGGCATGCGTTGGGGAGAGAGGACACTGTGCTCTGCGGCTCCCACTTTTCCCAGTCCCAGCACATTATGGGAATATTCTATCCTAGAGTCACTAGGTTGGAGGACTGATCTGTAGGAATTGGCTCCTTAGCTGCTCAGATAGTAAAATAGCCCATCACCAGATTTATGTCCTGTCCCTTATACAGTAAAAGCAAACAAGCCTGGAGACTGGCCAAGTCTCAAGAAACTAGCAGAATTAGGAATCTCCCCatgggagggggcgcctgggtggcttcattaagcatccgacttcagctcaggtcatgatctagtggttagtgagtctgagccccgtgttgggctctgtgctgacagctcagagcctggagcctgcttcaggttctggttctgtttctttctctctctctctctctctctctctctctccccctctccgcccctccccactcatgcttactatcaaaaataaacataaaaaaaatcttcccctgGGATGTTGTAGACCAGGTAAAGATAATACAACCTAACACTGCCTTTTGTAAATTTTAGAGctaagtgtgagtgggggaggggcagagagaaagagagagagagggagaaagagggaacatCCCAAGCAACCTCAAGTCAGCAGAGtccatgtgaggcttgatctcacaaactatgagatcatgacctgacccaagatcaagagttggacacttaaccaactgagccacccgggcacccctcctTAGCTCATTTCTTATCCTTGCCTCTAGCCTTGGCTTCATTCATCCTGCCTAGTGAACTGCTTCCTGCTTAATTCCGCTACGTGACCATGAACTCCATGCAGACTGGGCGGTTTGCTCCTACTTTTCTCCCAGTGCCTTCCATAGAGTAAGTGCTTTAAATGCCTCTTGCTTGACTCCAGTTTGGACTGACCTGGGGAAAAGCATGTTCTAGAGCTTGAGGCCAAGTGAAACAACAGTTTTATTTGAGGCACACCTCACATAGCAGGGGGTTGACTTTAGGGTTCTGTTTTCTAAGATAAGACCGTGCATCTGAGACACAGCTTCTTGGGATATGAATTTGAAACAGGAGATCAATTAGCCTGGCAAGACAATCATTACTGTTGCTGTGAAGTCTTCCAGAAAGGGAAGATGGTGCTCAGCGCACAGGGAACAGAGCACAGGGGATGCAGAGTGGTCGGCAGTGAGGCTGGCATCTCCTTCCACAGCCACGACCCTCCACCCAACAGAGGCCATGGGGGTCACTTGGCAATTCTGGCTGTAGACCGTCCCCTGGCTCCCCAGTTCCCTCCCTGGATTCCCAATTCaatccccgcccccactccccctGAAGATTTCAAAGACGAAGGGCAGGGCCTAGGTCATGGACACCGCCACTTGTTCGATGAAGCTGGCCAGGTTTATGTCCCGTTCCGAAAGGCCAGCACACTCATGGGTGCTCAGGGTGATGTGGACCTGAAACAAAACCAGAGGTCAGGGCCCAGCTCAATCTACTGCCTTCGccaagagtgggagagggtcacAGCTACGGGGCTCAGCCACACCGAGCATTCGGGCATTGCAGCCAGGCCCTACGATCTCTCCTGGGCGCTGCCTGCCCGAGAGTCTCGCAACAGTACAGCAGCCGCAGCTTCTCTCACGAGTGTTTTAATTTACACCTTCCATTGGTAGTGGGACTGAGTGTTCTGCAGGGGCGTTCATGCTGATTCTAGGAACGAGCTGAAAGGACCAGGAGGAGTGGTCGGGAAAcctatggggggcgggggggaggcccCTAGGGAAGCCCAGGGAGGGGCCTTCGGAACGGGCTGGGCTGGACTGGACCCAGCAGGCGGGCGTCGCTCACCTTGTTGTACACGTTAAACCATTCGGGGTGGTGGTCCAGTTTCTCCGCCTGTAGGGCCACCCTCGTCATGAAGCCAAAAGCCTATGTAGTGAAGGGAGACCcaggtctgagagagagggctGCAGGGCCCCTCTGCGGGCCGGTGTAAGACCATGCAGGACGGACCAACCCCCCCACAAGGAGACCCCTCCGGCTGCGGTCACCCCCTGGTGCCCTGCGGCCAGCTCTGCGCTGGAGCCTGAGGAGGAGGTCTTTCTGACACAGGAAGAAAGTCCTGTTACCAGGGCCCCCACCTAACAGGGTGGAAACACCACGAAGGGGTTCAGGCTTTGGCCAGCCTTTTGGTTATCTACTGAAATGTCTTCTGCTTCCTACTTGACCCTGCTCCTCTAAGGGTTGTTCCTAAAACTTCTAGGCATGGGGGGCCTAAGACCTGTCTCCCCACTCTCCAGTCCCTGAGGATGACACTCCCAAGTCAACCAGACCAGTGTAGTGTCTGAGGGTCTTGGGTAGCAGGGCCTCAAGGGAGAGAACAAGTCCTGGACCGTGACACTGTCTGCACCAGTCTCAGTCCCTCGGTCCCTCCGGTGCCATACCCGATTAAAGTCTTTGAAGTGGAACTGCTTGAAGATGGCATCTCGGCCTTCCAGCTCATTCCACCCCACCGCCCTCAGGTTTGGCAGCAGCTGGTCCCTCTCCTCGGCACTGAGCCTGTGTGCTTTGCCAGCCTAGGAGAGGAAACCAACAGAGGCCCAAGGGCATTTCTTTTCACTGGACCCAGGAGTGGGTCCCATCAccgatgggggggaggggcagaaattcAGCCAACCGAGGGAGGGGGGGTTCGAAAGCAACTGACTGGGGGGTGTTGAGGGTGGTGCCCAGCCCTGGCTGGAAGTGGGGCCCGGGCTCAGGCACTGATAGTTTCTTAGGTTTGGACACTCCTCTCAAAGAACAGAAGATCCTGAGGTGTGATTCAGGCCACTGGGGTTGAGCAATACTCCCCCCACCTGGCCCACAAAGCCTGACagaaccccaccaccaccaccaaatagGTCTCAAGTTAATGAGGGAGATCGAGCCCAGATTCGAATGTACACAACCTTTTAGAAAAAGAGGACCCACGGTTGTCCAACTTGTTTTCTGTTCTGGACCTCATCCCGTTCACCCTAAGCTCCTGCTGTTGTTCctcaagaaaactgaggcctagaaaggGGAAATGACCACTGCTCTCGTCCCCCTCGCTTGCCCTCAGTCCAAGAGAACACAGGCATTGTTCTCAAAGGGGTTCCGAGTCTGCCTCCTGGGGCCAGGCAAAGGAGCCAGCACCTAAAACGCCTTCCAGATGATTCTTAGCCACGGCACAGGTGACCTCCACTGGCACTACCTCCTAGGGGGTATTTAGTTGAGTACCAGCTGCCAGGCCTAGGGGTTTCAGATTCCCACCTTCTTTTCTATTTGGTCAGCTTGGGGACCCTGAGCCCACAGAAGCTCAGTTCCAAAGTGGAAGCAACTTGGCCAAGGGCGGCTGGCAAACCTCGTGCCTCACCCTATTTACCTCTTGTGCAAAGTGCCCTCTGGGCAGCCCAAACTGGCACAGCCATAAGCGGAACCCCCAGGGACAGAAGGAAGCCAAGGTCTGTTCCATTCTCTAGGAGGACCCAGGCCTGGGCGCTTAAGTGATCCCAGAATGGAGACCATGAAAGAGAACCACCCAAGGACAGAAACTCCAAGCGCTACAGGAGTTGTGAATCAGTGAGACCAGGCGAGAGGCCGCGAGAGAGGTTAGTTTAGTCTTCTGAGGCAGCCGGCGGCCGGTAGCTGTGGGCCGGGCAGGCAGAGCCGGTTCAAGCCCCAGTTCCGCCATTCTTCCGCAAGGCGGCCCTCATCTCCCTTGGCTTCACGGGCAGAAGGGGCCAAGAACTTCCACTTTCATATCAGCAAGAGGAGCTGATGGGACACTTTAGTAGGCTCCACTGTTACCAAGGCCACGACCCCTACATTGGTAAAAGGAGGCTCCTGGGGCTGGCAGGCCTGCTGGGCCTCCCGGGTGTGGGGTAGATCTGGAAAAGCACTGCAGCCTCCAAGTcaacctttctctgcctcctgaaaACACTTGTTTTCCCTGGACTGACCTGGCTTCGTCTGGTGCCTCTCAGCTCTGAGATCTGCATCTAGTGCCCAACCCTTGCTCTgttccagggctgggctgggtgaGAAGCCTGGTCCACGTATCCAGGCAACTGGATTACCCGATGTCAGCCCAGGCATCAGCACCCGCTGCGGAGTTCTTggcccagaaaacaaaaaagtggaTGGGTTCCCTCAGCCACTGGGAGGCGCCCCTCCCACTTCAGTCTTCTGGGACCCCCTGAGTTTCACAGCCTGGGGCTGAAACAAGCCCCTCCCAGATCTGGGATCAGGTGTGAGGAAGGGGCGGTTTTCTTTCTAAATCACAGGTCAGGCCTGGCCTCTGCCTCTTGGGGGAGTGTGCTGTTGGGTTACTGATTACCCGCCATGCCCTGCATCCTGGGGGCAGCGTGGACCACACAgtcagccctccctccccaccgcccctccctCCAAGCCACAGCTTTCCAAATGCCCTCTCAGCTGTTGCCACACTCCTGCCTGCTCCTACAGCTTTGGGACCAGAAAGGGGCTGTCGAGTAAAGTTTCCCCAGTCCAGTCGCTCCTCCCCTGCCAGGGCCCCCCCTTCACCTGCCCAAGGATAGAGGTGTTGAAGCAGAGCTGAGCACAGGGCCAGGGCCCTCCTGGGGGGACACCCAGCCTGGAGGACAGCTGACCCTGAGCAATAAGGCCCATATTGCTGGGCCCAGTCCTCGAGCGAGGCAGCGGGGGCTGGCCCTGAGGCCAGGGGGCAGCACAGGTCGCCCGGAGGGTTTGGCAGGACCCTGTGCCAGAAGTGCAAGAGAGAAGGGGGATAAACAGGCGCGCAGAACACAGAACCAGCCTCCCTCCTTGATATGCTCACTCAAAGGGACGCCCCCCCTCCCCTCAGTACGGAAGAGGACCTGCGACCGAGGGGGGAGACTTCTGcggtctctctccccctcgctgcctctctgcccctcaacctC
The genomic region above belongs to Suricata suricatta isolate VVHF042 chromosome 2, meerkat_22Aug2017_6uvM2_HiC, whole genome shotgun sequence and contains:
- the PCBD1 gene encoding pterin-4-alpha-carbinolamine dehydratase codes for the protein MAGKAHRLSAEERDQLLPNLRAVGWNELEGRDAIFKQFHFKDFNRAFGFMTRVALQAEKLDHHPEWFNVYNKVHITLSTHECAGLSERDINLASFIEQVAVSMT